The nucleotide window GCGCACAGCGTCGCGTTATGCACGAGCGCATACCTGCACGGCGTATTCGGTGCCGATCACGCGCAACGAGGCGAGATCCGGCCGGTGCAGATACTCGCTGGTCAATTGCGACACGGGGTCGTACACGCGTCCTGCCGTGTTACTGGAGAGCGTGATATACGAAACATAGTGGCGTACCTGCCCACTGAAACGCTGTATGCCGGCTTGCACGTCCGACTGCTGCCGCGAATTCAATGGCGCCGGGTTGAACGTCACGATCTGTCCCACGCCGTTCCTGAATCCCGCGTATTGGGCGTAGCCGCCCCCCAGCGAGTGTCCTGTCAGCGTCACCTGAGCCGGAGCGACGCCGCTGCGGATCACCGAGCGCACGAGGTTGTCCGCGACCGTGAACGCGCGCGGCCTGCCTAGGTCGTCGACGTCGAAATGCCCCGCCTGATAGCCCTTCACGGCGAGCGAACTCGTGCCCGCGATGACGGCTTGACCGCTCAGCGATTCACGCGCGCCGACAACTCGCCCGCGAGGTCCGGCGTGAGCCCGACTTGCGCATCGGTCACCCAGTCGGTGTTGTTGTCGGTGCCACGAAACACG belongs to Paraburkholderia sp. FT54 and includes:
- a CDS encoding YqiA/YcfP family alpha/beta fold hydrolase, giving the protein MKGYQAGHFDVDDLGRPRAFTVADNLVRSVIRSGVAPAQVTLTGHSLGGGYAQYAGFRNGVGQIVTFNPAPLNSRQQSDVQAGIQRFSGQVRHYVSYITLSSNTAGRVYDPVSQLTSEYLHRPDLASLRVIGTEYAVQVCARA